The following are encoded together in the Acanthochromis polyacanthus isolate Apoly-LR-REF ecotype Palm Island chromosome 14, KAUST_Apoly_ChrSc, whole genome shotgun sequence genome:
- the LOC110971240 gene encoding olfactory receptor 6N2-like, translating to MDQMNVEFNVTYLTFSGHVELHKFRFLYFLVMFIVYVLILCSNSIILGIIWVHKSLHEPMYIFIAALLLNSILFSINIYPKLLIDFLSDKQVITHSHCVFQFFAYYSLGSSEFLLLSAMAYDRYVSICKPLQYPNIMRKTTVSVLLLLAWLLPALQLMLPVLISNNLPLCRFTLTGIFCNNSIYTLFCVIPRTLSISGVSNLLTMVLLPMLFILFTYTRILIISYQSGRDVRKKAAQTCLPHLLVLMSISCLSYYDIIIARLQVSFSSTARLIMTLQLIIYHPLFNPIIYGIKMKEISKHLKKLLCEGKLT from the coding sequence ATGGACCAAATGAATGTTGAATTTAATGTCACATATCTAACCTTTAGTGGACATGTGGAATTGCACAAATTcagatttctgtattttctggtCATGTTTATTGTGTATGTTTTAATACTCTGTAGTAATTCCATTATCTTGGGCATCATCTGGGTTCATAAAAGCCTTCATGAGCCCATGTATATTTTCATTGCAGCTTTGTTACTAAACTCCATTCTTTTCAGCATCAATATCTACCCGAAGCTTTTGATCGACTTTCTGTCTGACAAACAGGTCATAACTCATTCACATtgtgtctttcagttttttgcCTATTATTCTCTAGGTTCATCTGAGTTCTTACTGTTGTCAGCCATGGCCTATGACAGGTATGTGTCTATATGTAAACCTCTGCAATATCCAAATatcatgagaaaaacaacagtcagtgttttgctgcttttagctTGGCTTCTGCCTGCTCTTCAGCTTATGTTGCCAGTTTTAATTAGTAACAATTTACCACTCTGTAGATTTACTTTGACAGGAATTTTTTGTAATAACTCAATTTACACCCTTTTTTGTGTGATTCCAAGAACACTGTCAATATCTGGTGTGTCTAATCTGCTTACTATGGTACTTCTCCCCATGCTTTTCATACTGTTTACATACACAAGGATTCTGATAATATCCTATCAAAGTGGCAGAGATGTCAGGAAAAAAGCTGCACAGACCTGTTTACCTCACCTGCTGGTTTTAATGAGCATATCTTGTTTGTCCTATTATGATATCATTATAGCTCGGCTGCAAGTCTCTTTCTCCAGTACTGCACGTTTAATAATGACCTTACAGTTGATCATCTATCATCCTCTGTTTAATCCAATCATATACggcataaaaatgaaagaaatctcAAAACACCTAAAGAAGTTGTTGTGTGAAGGCAAACTGACCTAA
- the LOC110971241 gene encoding LOW QUALITY PROTEIN: olfactory receptor 13C2-like (The sequence of the model RefSeq protein was modified relative to this genomic sequence to represent the inferred CDS: inserted 2 bases in 1 codon; substituted 1 base at 1 genomic stop codon) yields MFIVYVLILCSNSIILCIIWVHKSLHEPMYIFIAALLLNSILSAPISTRSFLIDFLSDKQVITHSHCVFQFFAYYSLGASDFLLLSAMAYDRYVSICKPLQYPNIMRKTTVSVLLLLAWLLPALQVMASAAIIKNVXNLXTYIDRNFCNNSIYNLFCAIPRTLSINGVSILLNTALLPMLFILFTYTKILIISYRSSKDVRKKAAQTCLPHLLKSKYSDRHGCRGQEPGSRLETLTFSIASSSGFRRPEFDDDISGKDVRGP; encoded by the exons ATGTTTATTGTGTATGTTCTGATACTCTGTAGTAATTCCATTATCTTGTGCATCATCTGGGTTCATAAAAGCCTTCATGAGCCCATGTATATTTTCATTGCAGCTTTGTTACTAAACTCCATTCTTTCAGCACCAATATCTACCCGAAGCTTTTTGATCGACTTTCTGTCTGACAAGCAAGTCATAACTCATTCACATTGTGTCTTTCAATTTTTTGCCTATTATTCTCTAGGTGCATCTGATTTCTTACTGTTGTCAGCCATGGCCTATGACAGGTATGTGTCTATATGTAAACCTCTGCAATATCCAAATatcatgagaaaaacaacagtcagtgttttgctgcttttagctTGGCTTCTGCCTGCTCTTCAAGTTATGGCATCAGCTGCAAtcattaaaaatgt caatCTGTAGACTTACATTGACAGGAATTTTTGTAACAACTCAATTTACAACCTTTTTTGTGCGATCCCGAGAACACTGTCAATAAATGGTGTGTCTATTCTGCTTAACACAGCGCTTCTCCCCATGCTTTTTATCCTGTTTACATACACAAAGATCCTTATAATATCCTATCGAAGCAGCAAAGATGTCAGGAAAAAAGCTGCACAGACCTGTTTACCTCACTTGCTG AAAAGCAAATATTCAGATCGTCACGGTTGTCGCGGTCAAGAACCTGGATCCAGACTTGAGACACTAACTTTCTCAATTGCATCATCCTCTGGGTTCAGGAGACCAGAGTTTGATGATGACATCTCTGGTAAAGATGTCAGAGGTCCATAG